The window GTGGAACACCAAGAGAAATGGCTAAAATACGGTAAACTTCACGAAGCATTTCATTCTTACGTGCTTGAACTTCATCTTCGCTCTTCCCATCTTGAACCATCTTACGTAATTCAAGACCATCTTTTCTAAGCAAAGTATTTAAAGTATCGTTTAAAGCACTAGAATTTGTTGCATTGGCAGTTTCTGGATAAACTTTCTTTGGAGCAATGCCGTATTTTTCAATAATTCCGCAAAGCATGTCCCATTGACCACCATCTTGTTGTGGAGTAGTGAATAAGAAACTAACTTTACGATCGCCTAAGTCTTTGTCAGCAGTAGCGATAACATTTTCAAAGAACCAGTTTGATTTTTCAAATTTATCCCAGAAGTTAGTGTAGTTTTGAGATAATTCAAAATCCTTAATTTTGAAATTCTTTTGAATCGAATGACGCATAGTATTTAAAGCACTAAACATCCAGCAACGACCAGATTGTTTTTGGTTAGCAACTTTACCAGTGTCGATTTCAATTGAAAAAGTTGGGTCTAAGTTAATTTTAGTTTGTAAATTTTGACTAGCTTTGAAAATGCCGTTTTCTTGAGCAGCTCTTGCAGCAATTTTGTTTGCTTTACTTGAGTTAAAGTCATTTTCAAAATCATTGATAAGATCATTTGTAATTTCTTTGCTCATAAAATCCTCCTTGATTAAAAAAAGCTTAATTCTATTTTAGCTTAAATTAAAGATGAACGTCTAGTGATTGAACAAAAGAATATCTAATCATAAAATTTATTAAAAAAATAAATGATTTTTTTCGTATATATAATCAGGGACATCTTACGAGAATTAACGTAAAATATAGGTCTAGGAAAAAGAGGGGAAATTAATGAAAAAACGTGGTTTTGAAATAGTATCTAAATACCGTAATGCTGGCTTACACTTGCCGCAAAGACAAACAATTGCTAGCGCAGGATATGATTTTGAATGTGCACAAGATATAGTTTTACCATCAATTTGGTGTACGAATTTTGTTAGAATTTTTAGATTAATTAGAAATAGTCATGAGCTAAATGAACGAGACCTTGAACTAGCAGAAAAAGTTTTAAAGCCTTTTTTAGTACCAACGGGAATTAAAGCATATATGCCAGAAGATGAAGTTTTGATTCTTGCTAATCGCTCGTCTAATACATATAAGCGTAATGTTACCTTGCCGAATGGTATCGGAGTAATTGATAGTGACTATTATAATAATGAAAAAAATGAAGGTGAGATTTACTTCCAACTGATTAATTACGGAGTTCGTCCACTAAAAATTAAGAAAGGCGAGCGAATTGGTCAAGGAATTTTTATGCCTTATCTGAAAGCTGATAATGATGAACCAGTTCAAAGACAACGGCTTGGTGGATTCGGCTCTTCTGGAACAAGGAATGAGGAATAATGGCAAAAGTTAAAACCCGTTACAAGTGTCGCAATTGTGGTTATATTTCAGCTTCTTATTTAGGTAGATGCCCTAACTGCGGTGCTTGGAATCAATTTGAAGAAGAAACTCAAGAAGTAAAAAAAGTATCAACTAAGGCAACTGCCAGCCGTTTAATGACTAAAATTGGAAATAATGATCCAGTAAAATTAAATGAAGTAAAAGCTGAAAAAGAAAAAAGAATTGTAACGCCGTTTGAAGAATTAAATCGAGTTCTAGGGGGCGGAATAGTTCCAGGTTCTTTAGTTTTAATTGGTGGAGATCCTGGAATTGGCAAATCAACTTTGATGCTCCAAATTACCGGCGCTTTAGCTAAAGAGCATAGCGTTTTATATGTTTCAGGGGAAGAGTCGGCTAGTCAGATAAAAATGCGAGCTGACCGTCTAGGTGTAAGCAACAGTGGAATTTTGCTTTATCCTGAAACCAATATGCAGAATATTCGTGAACAGATTGATGAGATTAAGCCGGATTTTTTAGTAATCGATTCTATTCAAACAATGAATGAGCCATCTCTTGATTCGATGGTAGGATCTGCTTCTCAAGTTCGAGAAGTTACGAGTGAGTTAATGAAAATTGCTAAGAATGATCAGATTACTACTTTTGTTATTGGACATGTGACTAAAGAAGGTGCTATTGCTGGTCCTAAGATTATGGAACATATGGTTGACACTGTTCTTTACTTTGAGGGGGATGGCCACCATTCATATCGAATTTTAAGATCTGTTAAAAATCGTTTTGGGGCAGCTAATGAAATTGGCATGTTTGAAATGAAAAATGAAGGACTAACAGAAGTGAATAATCCTTCAGCAATTTTCTTAGACGAACGCTTACCCAATTCTACAGGGTCAGCAGTTGTAGTTTCGCTTGAAGGAACAAGGCCACTTTTAGCAGATATTCAGGCCTTGGTAACTCCAACTGCCTTTGGATATGCTAAAAGAACTACATCGGGGTTAGATTTCAATCGTGTAGCCTTATTATTAGCGGTTTTAGAAAAACGTGGTAACCTAATGTTGCAAAATCAAGATGCATTTTTAACGGCAACAGGCGGAATTAAGTTAAATGAGCCAGCGATTGATTTGGCAATCTGTATGGCTGTAGCTTCTAGTTATAAAAATAAAGAAATTTCTGCTACTGATTGTTTTGTAGGAGAGGTTGGTTTAACTGGTGAAATTAGAAGAGTTAATCAAATTGAAGCTAGAGTTAAAGAAGCTGCTAAGGTAGGCTTTAAGCGAATTTTTATCCCTAAACATAATTTAACTACTGAGCTTAAGAATAATTCTGCAATTGAAGTAATTGGTGTAGCAAGTCTGCCACAAGCTTTAAAACTGGTTTTTAATTAGAAGATAGATTGAACTTTTGCTCGTTAAAAGTTACACTTAAATGGATGAATTTTAATAAATTTTGAAAGAGGCGCTTTAATTTTGGCAAAACAAAAAATCCGTGTTCGTTACGCACCAAGTCCAACAGGTCACTTGCATATCGGTAACGCACGTACTGCATTATTTAACTATTTATTTGCACGTCATAACAAAGGGACTATGGTCTTAAGAATTGAAGATACTGACCAAAAACGTAACGTTGAAGGCGGTTCTAAGTCCCAAATGGAGAACTTGCACTGGTTAGGTATTGACTGGGATGAAGGTCCTGATAAGGGCGGCGACTTTGGCCCTTACCGCCAATCAGAGCGTAAAGATATTTACAATAAATACATTAAGCAATTAATTGACGAAGGTAAGGCCTACTATTCATACAAGACTGAGGAAGAACTGGAAGCACAGCGTGAAGAACAACGTGCAATGGGAATTGCTCCTCACTACACTTATGAATACGAAGGTATGACCGCTGATGAAATTAAGCAAGCTCAAGCAGATGCAGAAGCAAAAGGCTTAAAGCCAGTTGTTCGTATCCACATTCCTGAAAATAGAACTTATGCTTGGGATGATATGGTTAAGGGTAAAGTATCATTTGAATCTGATACTATTGGTGGCGACTTTGTTATCCAAAAACGTGATGGCATGCCAACTTATAACTTTGCCGTTGTAATTGATGACCACTTAATGGAAATTACTCACGTTCTTAGAGGTGACGACCATGTAGCTAACACTCCTAAGCAATTAGTAGTTTATGAAGCACTTGGCTGGGAACCACCTAAGTTTGGTCACATGACTTTAATCATTAACTCTGAAACTGGCAAGAAGCTTTCTAAGCGTGATGAATCAGTTCTTCAATTTATTGAACAATACCGTGACCTTGGTTACTTGCCAGAAGCAATGTTTAACTTTATTACTTTGCTTGGTTGGTCACCTGTTGGTGAAAGTGAAATTTTCTCACAAAGAGAATTAATTAAATCATTTGATCCTAAGCGTTTATCTAAGTCACCAGCTGCTTTTGATCAAAAGAAGCTTGAATGGATTAATAACCAATACGTTAAGAAAGCAGATCGTGATGTTTTATTAGATCTTGCTTTGAATAACTTACAAGAAGCAGGATTAGTTGGTAAAGAAGTTTCACCTGAAAAGATGGAATGGGTTCGTCAATTGGTAAATATTTACGCTGTTCAAATGTCTTACACTAAGCAGATCGTTGATATTACTAAGATCTTCTTTGAAGAAGCTCCAGAATTATCTGATGCAGAAGTCGAAGAAATTAAGAAAGACGATGCTCGTCCTGTAATTGAAGAATTCAAGAAACAATTAAATGCAATTCCTCGCTTTACTGCTGTTCAAGTAATGAACGCAATTCAAGC of the Lactobacillus gasseri ATCC 33323 = JCM 1131 genome contains:
- the radA gene encoding DNA repair protein RadA, with protein sequence MAKVKTRYKCRNCGYISASYLGRCPNCGAWNQFEEETQEVKKVSTKATASRLMTKIGNNDPVKLNEVKAEKEKRIVTPFEELNRVLGGGIVPGSLVLIGGDPGIGKSTLMLQITGALAKEHSVLYVSGEESASQIKMRADRLGVSNSGILLYPETNMQNIREQIDEIKPDFLVIDSIQTMNEPSLDSMVGSASQVREVTSELMKIAKNDQITTFVIGHVTKEGAIAGPKIMEHMVDTVLYFEGDGHHSYRILRSVKNRFGAANEIGMFEMKNEGLTEVNNPSAIFLDERLPNSTGSAVVVSLEGTRPLLADIQALVTPTAFGYAKRTTSGLDFNRVALLLAVLEKRGNLMLQNQDAFLTATGGIKLNEPAIDLAICMAVASSYKNKEISATDCFVGEVGLTGEIRRVNQIEARVKEAAKVGFKRIFIPKHNLTTELKNNSAIEVIGVASLPQALKLVFN
- the gltX gene encoding glutamate--tRNA ligase — protein: MAKQKIRVRYAPSPTGHLHIGNARTALFNYLFARHNKGTMVLRIEDTDQKRNVEGGSKSQMENLHWLGIDWDEGPDKGGDFGPYRQSERKDIYNKYIKQLIDEGKAYYSYKTEEELEAQREEQRAMGIAPHYTYEYEGMTADEIKQAQADAEAKGLKPVVRIHIPENRTYAWDDMVKGKVSFESDTIGGDFVIQKRDGMPTYNFAVVIDDHLMEITHVLRGDDHVANTPKQLVVYEALGWEPPKFGHMTLIINSETGKKLSKRDESVLQFIEQYRDLGYLPEAMFNFITLLGWSPVGESEIFSQRELIKSFDPKRLSKSPAAFDQKKLEWINNQYVKKADRDVLLDLALNNLQEAGLVGKEVSPEKMEWVRQLVNIYAVQMSYTKQIVDITKIFFEEAPELSDAEVEEIKKDDARPVIEEFKKQLNAIPRFTAVQVMNAIQATRRETGVKGRKLFMPIRIAATRSMVGPGIGEAIELMGKEKVNKHIDLTLKQLSDLGL
- a CDS encoding dUTP diphosphatase — encoded protein: MKKRGFEIVSKYRNAGLHLPQRQTIASAGYDFECAQDIVLPSIWCTNFVRIFRLIRNSHELNERDLELAEKVLKPFLVPTGIKAYMPEDEVLILANRSSNTYKRNVTLPNGIGVIDSDYYNNEKNEGEIYFQLINYGVRPLKIKKGERIGQGIFMPYLKADNDEPVQRQRLGGFGSSGTRNEE